In uncultured Fibrobacter sp., a single genomic region encodes these proteins:
- a CDS encoding glycoside hydrolase family 11 protein: MKSVSKIAKMSLALIVSCGLGSAFAVDACKDQMSKSAGSGHGVSGNSVGSISGTPWGFEQWYQGGSASMTYYDNGTFKANWNNSNDYLTRVGYQYGGGGIDHKSKYFTVDYNYKKTGSAQYGYIGIYGWTANPETEYYIVDDWYSKPSENYVGEKFGEITVDGAKYTIHAFLRQQEPSKSGTSTFVQFFSIRQSARQCGHIDISAHFKKWDELFTGQNKQLKGSKGGGSASLKFGKVTEVMLMTEAGGGATGSVEYTYFDMKDNGSPSEVVPPKEIERKPFGGTAVSIPGSVEAENFDEGNEGVTYSGAQGASGDDGDHTYRGEDYASVDIVSGGSGKAIGYTAADEWLEYTINVTQAGEYDIEANVSNGSGAGTVELSLDGTALASLAFTGTADDWNAYELAKGKATLTAGQHKLRITIANANTNVDYVKFSLPGATTVDPGTNPGTDPGTNPATNPGTNPQEDPLALAKNVRLNKTSHVAQVFDMQGRSLGSVTFANGTSINDAIFAKFGKAGVYMVRVGSKVRSISVTR; encoded by the coding sequence ATGAAAAGTGTATCTAAAATTGCCAAAATGAGTCTTGCACTCATTGTTTCTTGCGGCTTAGGCAGTGCTTTCGCTGTTGACGCCTGTAAGGACCAGATGAGCAAGTCTGCAGGTTCTGGACATGGAGTGAGCGGGAACTCGGTCGGTTCCATCAGCGGCACCCCGTGGGGTTTCGAACAGTGGTATCAGGGTGGCAGCGCTTCGATGACCTACTACGATAACGGTACGTTCAAGGCCAACTGGAACAATTCTAACGACTACCTGACCCGCGTGGGTTATCAGTATGGTGGTGGCGGTATTGACCATAAATCCAAGTATTTCACGGTCGATTACAACTACAAAAAGACGGGCTCTGCTCAGTATGGCTATATCGGTATTTATGGCTGGACTGCTAACCCGGAAACCGAATACTACATCGTGGACGACTGGTACAGCAAGCCGAGCGAAAACTACGTCGGTGAAAAATTCGGTGAAATCACTGTGGACGGCGCCAAGTACACCATCCACGCCTTCCTTCGCCAGCAGGAACCTTCCAAGTCGGGTACTTCCACCTTCGTCCAGTTCTTTAGCATCCGTCAGAGTGCGCGTCAGTGCGGCCATATCGACATTTCTGCCCACTTCAAGAAGTGGGACGAACTCTTCACGGGCCAGAACAAGCAACTCAAGGGTTCCAAGGGCGGTGGCTCTGCTTCGCTCAAGTTCGGTAAGGTGACCGAAGTGATGCTCATGACCGAAGCTGGTGGCGGCGCTACGGGTTCCGTGGAATACACCTACTTCGACATGAAGGATAACGGATCTCCTTCCGAGGTCGTTCCGCCGAAGGAAATCGAACGCAAGCCGTTCGGTGGCACGGCAGTCTCCATTCCGGGTTCTGTCGAAGCCGAAAACTTTGACGAAGGTAACGAAGGCGTTACGTACAGCGGTGCGCAGGGTGCATCGGGTGACGATGGCGACCACACCTATCGCGGTGAAGATTATGCCAGTGTCGACATCGTGAGCGGTGGCTCTGGTAAGGCAATCGGTTATACCGCTGCCGACGAATGGCTCGAATACACCATTAACGTTACTCAGGCCGGTGAATACGATATCGAAGCCAACGTTTCGAACGGTTCCGGTGCAGGTACGGTTGAACTGTCCCTGGACGGCACGGCTCTTGCCTCTCTTGCTTTCACGGGAACTGCAGATGACTGGAATGCCTATGAACTTGCCAAGGGCAAGGCCACTCTCACTGCTGGTCAACACAAGCTCCGCATCACCATTGCAAATGCAAATACGAATGTGGACTACGTGAAGTTCAGCCTGCCGGGTGCTACTACCGTTGATCCGGGTACAAATCCGGGGACGGATCCTGGCACGAATCCCGCTACGAATCCGGGAACCAATCCGCAAGAAGATCCCCTGGCTTTGGCCAAGAATGTTCGCTTGAACAAGACCAGCCATGTGGCTCAGGTGTTCGATATGCAGGGCCGTTCTCTTGGCAGCGTTACTTTTGCCAACGGAACTTCTATCAACGATGCCATCTTTGCCAAGTTCGGCAAGGCCGGTGTTTACATGGTGAGGGTTGGCAGCAAGGTCCGTTCCATTTCTGTGACCCGCTAA